One Halobacterium zhouii genomic region harbors:
- a CDS encoding HNH endonuclease, which translates to MPQAQAHVEQAVDANAELTERYRTELQLRLTLHLSPPSAIEYDPMGRRSRASLIEEYMTDTLEFDADHPDVHSIAQRVATLLDQWESGSSGGTDWQKDELLREQECRCAHCHAPLDDVPVTLTNNDPYKPYGSGIGHRTEVDHIKAASMFGNDDLENLQATCQLCNRAKNNDLTIPSETEFEHAASAINDVPAFYRARVVYHVINQGNRKCARCGERGHELTIRPIHANGPYVRSNLEPVCVSCLGWLNATEESDGD; encoded by the coding sequence ATGCCGCAGGCGCAGGCACACGTAGAGCAAGCGGTGGACGCAAACGCGGAACTGACTGAGCGGTATCGGACGGAACTACAACTCCGACTGACACTCCACCTTTCGCCGCCGTCGGCCATCGAGTACGACCCAATGGGGCGGCGCTCCCGTGCGAGCCTCATCGAAGAGTACATGACCGACACGTTAGAATTCGACGCAGACCACCCCGACGTGCACTCGATCGCCCAGCGTGTCGCGACGCTGCTCGACCAGTGGGAGAGCGGTAGTTCCGGCGGAACGGACTGGCAGAAAGACGAGTTGCTTCGCGAACAGGAGTGTCGGTGCGCACACTGTCATGCACCGCTGGATGACGTGCCAGTGACCCTGACCAACAACGACCCGTACAAGCCGTACGGGAGCGGAATCGGTCACCGCACCGAGGTTGACCACATCAAGGCCGCCTCGATGTTCGGCAACGACGACCTCGAGAACCTCCAAGCGACGTGCCAACTTTGTAATCGCGCGAAAAACAACGACCTCACAATCCCCTCCGAGACGGAATTCGAGCATGCTGCAAGCGCGATTAACGACGTGCCGGCGTTCTACCGCGCACGGGTAGTGTATCACGTCATTAATCAGGGCAATCGCAAATGTGCACGCTGCGGTGAGCGCGGGCATGAACTCACCATTCGGCCGATACACGCAAATGGCCCCTACGTCCGGTCGAACTTGGAACCGGTCTGTGTCTCGTGTCTCGGTTGGCTCAACGCCACCGAGGAATCGGATGGTGACTGA
- a CDS encoding Cdc6/Cdc18 family protein: MSIDQMSAMIQDARALRQMFVPAELRHREGDVDAVSSHLRPIENGLAGDDVLLTGPSGTGKSTLARFVTQELEQATLDVRTGCVTCTSDSSKTEALYALVRDLGIGKPIPRTSASTSLLLDRIREADDQLVLVVDEVDQLADRSILATLYEIPHVTMLMVCIDGDVLLADAEPRVQSRLWTAASVTLEPYSRGQLADIVMARANAGLHAGTFSQASADKIGDLAAGDAHYAIALLRRAAREATTEGVDRITPSLIEEVTGDAYRERREQKVNGLSTHHRLLYDIIEEHGEISAGDLHATYEERAQDPRARSSRRRYLHVLENYDLVEKEGATRDAVYRQK, encoded by the coding sequence GTGTCCATCGACCAGATGAGCGCGATGATTCAGGATGCACGTGCCCTCCGGCAGATGTTCGTGCCAGCGGAACTGCGGCACCGCGAGGGCGATGTCGACGCTGTATCGAGTCACCTCCGCCCAATTGAGAACGGTCTCGCCGGCGACGACGTCCTCCTCACCGGCCCCTCGGGGACGGGGAAGAGCACGCTCGCACGGTTCGTCACGCAGGAACTAGAACAGGCGACCCTCGATGTCCGGACGGGGTGTGTGACGTGTACGAGTGATTCGAGCAAGACCGAAGCCCTCTACGCGCTCGTGCGCGACCTCGGTATTGGGAAACCAATTCCGCGGACGTCCGCGTCGACGAGTCTGCTACTCGACCGGATTCGAGAGGCCGACGACCAACTCGTGCTCGTCGTCGACGAGGTCGACCAACTCGCCGATCGAAGTATTCTCGCGACGCTTTACGAGATTCCTCACGTCACGATGCTCATGGTGTGCATCGACGGCGACGTGCTACTCGCAGACGCCGAGCCACGTGTCCAGTCTCGACTTTGGACTGCCGCGAGCGTCACCCTTGAGCCGTACTCCCGCGGGCAACTCGCGGACATCGTGATGGCTCGCGCAAACGCTGGATTGCACGCCGGGACGTTCTCCCAGGCGAGCGCCGACAAAATCGGTGACCTCGCCGCTGGCGACGCTCACTACGCGATCGCGTTGCTCCGCCGTGCAGCCCGGGAGGCCACGACCGAAGGTGTCGACCGCATCACGCCGTCGCTCATCGAGGAAGTCACCGGAGACGCGTACCGCGAGCGTCGGGAGCAGAAGGTCAACGGACTCTCTACGCACCACCGCCTGCTCTACGACATCATCGAGGAACACGGCGAGATCAGCGCAGGGGACCTCCATGCGACCTACGAGGAACGCGCACAGGACCCTCGAGCCCGGAGTTCGCGGCGCCGGTATCTGCACGTCCTGGAAAACTACGACCTCGTCGAAAAAGAGGGTGCGACCCGCGACGCCGTCTATCGACAGAAGTAG
- a CDS encoding DNA adenine methylase — protein MPAVFPFPGGKARLSSWVINHLPEHECYVELFGGAASVLVNKEPASSEIYNDKDGDLIHFFRVLRDDPEGLVDWIDAVPYARELHERWVEQFYQGYRPKDDYACAGRFFYLRYSQWGAKYQGPSGFGTGKTRNQAVTFANKIEKLGDSPTASRG, from the coding sequence ATGCCGGCCGTCTTCCCATTCCCAGGTGGGAAAGCTCGGCTCTCCTCGTGGGTGATCAACCATCTGCCCGAGCACGAGTGTTACGTAGAACTGTTCGGCGGCGCCGCGAGCGTCCTCGTGAACAAGGAACCTGCGAGTTCGGAGATCTACAACGACAAGGACGGCGACCTCATCCACTTCTTTCGCGTGCTCCGCGACGACCCCGAAGGCCTCGTCGACTGGATCGACGCCGTGCCCTACGCCCGCGAGCTCCACGAGCGCTGGGTCGAACAGTTTTACCAGGGCTACCGGCCGAAAGACGACTACGCATGCGCTGGCCGGTTCTTCTACTTACGGTATAGCCAGTGGGGCGCGAAGTACCAGGGACCATCCGGGTTCGGGACTGGAAAGACGCGGAACCAGGCCGTGACGTTCGCGAACAAGATCGAGAAACTCGGGGATTCGCCGACCGCTTCGAGGGGGTGA
- a CDS encoding DNA cytosine methyltransferase gives MSEELTYVDLFAGAGGLSTGLEKAGFTLTHAVEVDADARTSFANNRDGWDPNDLSEDIRDIERGEISDLVGSDTVDLVAGGPPCQGFSEVVSPDGSDDRNHLFTYFIEWVDELRPEAALFENVRGMQNTADGKFLDAVEKSFDKMGYSVTYRVVTSSDFGVPQHRRRLVVLAFKNGRPEYPLDGFELEPVETPGVIDAIGDLPEVSAGEQVEQYAEPPKTILQQDLRGDNDDLTSHQAANHTADMVEMISHIPDGGNRTAIPDELQPSSGYHNSYSRLQSDAPAVAITSNMSKPSSARCIHPFQDRGLTPREGARLQTFPDSYQFEGGLVSRRKQIGNAVPPYLGEALGYYLKEAVYNCGFSEADQERIYTLRCGSLSPDEFEQKRPDLEGFAQQATFDVAD, from the coding sequence ATGAGTGAGGAGCTGACGTACGTCGATCTCTTCGCCGGTGCCGGCGGTCTTTCAACTGGCCTCGAAAAAGCCGGTTTCACCCTCACCCACGCCGTCGAAGTCGACGCTGACGCCCGTACCTCCTTCGCGAACAACAGAGACGGATGGGACCCGAACGACCTCTCTGAAGACATTCGAGACATCGAACGAGGGGAGATCTCGGACCTCGTCGGTAGCGACACGGTCGACCTCGTCGCAGGTGGGCCTCCATGCCAGGGATTTTCGGAGGTCGTGAGTCCGGACGGCTCTGACGATCGCAACCACCTCTTCACGTACTTCATCGAGTGGGTGGACGAACTTCGCCCGGAGGCCGCGCTCTTCGAGAACGTCCGTGGCATGCAGAACACTGCCGACGGGAAGTTCCTCGACGCCGTCGAGAAGTCTTTCGACAAGATGGGGTACAGTGTCACGTATCGCGTCGTGACCTCCTCAGATTTCGGAGTCCCCCAACACCGGCGTCGCCTCGTCGTGCTCGCGTTCAAGAACGGCCGTCCAGAGTACCCGCTAGATGGATTCGAATTAGAACCGGTCGAGACGCCCGGCGTGATCGACGCAATTGGTGACCTTCCAGAGGTCTCTGCAGGTGAGCAGGTCGAGCAGTACGCCGAACCCCCTAAGACGATTCTTCAACAAGATCTTCGGGGGGACAATGACGACCTCACGTCGCACCAAGCGGCCAATCACACGGCCGACATGGTCGAGATGATCTCTCACATCCCGGACGGTGGGAACCGAACGGCCATTCCCGACGAGTTGCAGCCCTCCTCTGGATACCACAATTCGTACTCCCGCCTGCAGTCAGACGCTCCCGCAGTCGCAATTACCTCGAACATGTCTAAGCCGTCGAGTGCACGCTGTATTCACCCCTTCCAGGACCGAGGACTCACTCCTCGTGAAGGTGCGCGACTCCAGACGTTCCCGGATTCGTATCAGTTCGAGGGAGGCCTTGTCTCGCGTCGGAAACAGATTGGGAATGCCGTCCCCCCTTACCTCGGTGAGGCTCTCGGCTACTACCTCAAGGAAGCAGTCTACAACTGTGGATTCTCCGAAGCCGATCAGGAACGGATTTACACACTCCGATGTGGCTCTCTTTCACCGGACGAGTTCGAACAAAAACGCCCTGACTTGGAGGGCTTCGCTCAACAGGCGACGTTTGACGTGGCGGACTGA
- a CDS encoding homing endonuclease associated repeat-containing protein, whose product MVYTKEECLEALQDAVDELGHPPTVDEYKGLDISPSYNTIIARCGGWIAAKEALGLEHKRGRQYSEADCLEAIQEAAEILGEEPSYDAYERLDISPSAGTSLAICGTWVEAKEKEAWLTRRRVDC is encoded by the coding sequence ATGGTGTATACAAAAGAAGAATGCCTCGAAGCCCTCCAGGACGCCGTCGACGAGCTCGGCCATCCGCCGACCGTCGACGAGTACAAGGGCCTCGACATCTCGCCGTCCTACAACACCATCATCGCGCGCTGCGGCGGCTGGATCGCCGCGAAGGAGGCACTCGGCCTCGAGCACAAGCGTGGCCGCCAGTATTCGGAAGCTGACTGCCTCGAGGCGATTCAGGAGGCCGCCGAGATACTCGGTGAGGAACCGAGCTACGACGCGTACGAGCGCCTCGATATCAGTCCCTCTGCTGGTACGAGTCTAGCGATCTGTGGGACGTGGGTCGAAGCGAAGGAGAAAGAGGCGTGGTTGACTCGTCGTAGAGTAGATTGTTGA